Proteins encoded within one genomic window of Pseudomonadota bacterium:
- a CDS encoding Rpn family recombination-promoting nuclease/putative transposase, translating into MRFPTRKSLHSVYLLRERDHGDVLTDDLQIHFFELPKFKKHDVRELATPADHWLHMLRFAQEYIRGGMRLPEKLSTEEGVAMAFDKMQRAQSDEEVRAWMFSREKFTRDVATSLANAREDGLQQGRQQGSLEGRRETARRLLAEGFEVAVVARSTQLTAAEVEALRSR; encoded by the coding sequence CGACGCGGAAAAGCCTGCACAGCGTCTACCTGCTGAGGGAGCGTGATCATGGGGATGTTCTGACTGACGACCTGCAGATTCACTTCTTCGAGCTGCCCAAGTTCAAAAAGCACGATGTGCGCGAGCTGGCCACGCCAGCCGATCACTGGCTCCACATGCTCCGCTTCGCACAGGAGTATATACGAGGAGGAATGCGGCTCCCAGAGAAGTTGAGCACTGAGGAGGGTGTGGCCATGGCCTTCGACAAGATGCAACGCGCGCAATCCGATGAGGAAGTGCGCGCTTGGATGTTCTCACGCGAGAAGTTCACTCGCGACGTTGCAACGAGCCTCGCGAATGCGCGCGAAGACGGCCTGCAGCAGGGCCGACAGCAGGGCAGCCTCGAGGGTCGCCGAGAAACCGCCCGCCGCCTTCTGGCAGAGGGGTTCGAAGTGGCGGTGGTGGCGCGTTCCACCCAGCTCACAGCGGCCGAGGTCGAGGCGCTCCGCAGCCGCTGA